The Deferrivibrio essentukiensis DNA window TGAAAATCCTTCCCTTAATAGACAATTGAGGTTATTGGGCATTTATAAAAGTACCTATTATTACAAAAGTATAGAACCTTACAGTAATGCAAGAGACAAGGAGATATTGAATGAGATAGAGAAGATATACCTTGTCAATCCGACATATGGGTATCGAAGAATAAAAGCAGAGTTAAACCGCAGTGGATATGCAATTGGAAAGAAGAAGGTAGTGTCGATGATGGGTTATTTGAATATAAAGGGATCGTA harbors:
- a CDS encoding IS3 family transposase is translated as ENPSLNRQLRLLGIYKSTYYYKSIEPYSNARDKEILNEIEKIYLVNPTYGYRRIKAELNRSGYAIGKKKVVSMMGYLNIKGSYPKKTS